From a region of the Patescibacteria group bacterium genome:
- a CDS encoding four helix bundle protein: MAANIAEGYGAFFFNDTIRFYHYARRSLFESNDWFSKTMERDLLSEEEIKKIREVKKDLPFEINKLIKRVKTQKNKK; encoded by the coding sequence ATTGCGGCTAACATCGCCGAGGGATATGGCGCTTTCTTTTTCAATGATACAATTCGTTTCTACCACTATGCGCGACGTTCACTGTTTGAATCTAATGACTGGTTTTCAAAAACAATGGAAAGAGATTTGCTCTCCGAAGAAGAGATTAAAAAGATTAGAGAAGTTAAAAAAGACTTGCCGTTTGAAATCAATAAACTTATCAAAAGGGTAAAAACCCAAAAAAACAAAAAATAA
- the smpB gene encoding SsrA-binding protein SmpB, translating to MLLATNKKAFHDYKILEKFEAGFVLTGPEVKSAKQGKIDFRGSYVIVPPNTNPQLVNCYIAPYPPALMAQKNYNPLRPRILLLNKKEINSLMGKSKNAGLTILPISIYTKHKLVKIEIALAQGKKKRDKREELKKRETERHIRRSLRQKY from the coding sequence ATGCTCCTCGCCACCAACAAAAAGGCTTTTCATGATTATAAAATCCTAGAAAAATTCGAGGCTGGTTTTGTGTTAACTGGGCCTGAAGTAAAATCTGCCAAGCAGGGAAAAATAGATTTTAGGGGTAGTTATGTTATTGTCCCGCCTAACACAAATCCTCAGCTTGTCAACTGTTATATTGCCCCCTATCCACCGGCTCTCATGGCCCAAAAAAATTATAACCCCCTAAGACCGCGGATTTTATTATTAAACAAAAAAGAAATAAATTCCCTGATGGGCAAAAGCAAGAACGCGGGCTTGACAATCCTGCCTATTTCGATATATACTAAACACAAGCTCGTTAAAATTGAAATTGCTTTAGCTCAAGGAAAAAAGAAAAGGGATAAACGAGAAGAGCTGAAAAAACGAGAAACGGAACGACACATCCGGAGAAGCCTGCGACAGAAATATTAA